A region from the Melioribacter roseus P3M-2 genome encodes:
- a CDS encoding alpha-amylase family glycosyl hydrolase, with amino-acid sequence MFVIDNKPEVKEKKLSEFQIRYRELDRYYSEKELGSVVKEGATIFRLFAPSPVQVRLCVFEKPEDSFCREYFMERDDDGVWEILIDEDLTGKFYGYKVYHEGEDISNPNKPICTDPYSKAVATFTTYQNPRRSIVVKQKDFDWEGTEYVHRDWRDLIIYECHVRDMTIDKTSGAKSPGTYKGMVERDIKGGLNYIKSLGVNAVELLPVHEYGYCELPYGTIKNGVINNINPYERNHWGYMTAAYFAPAAYYSENSPSFRWNRWIGKSGRQIEDFKEMVKAFHKENIAVILDVVYNHFSEYELGNLKQIDKEYYFRLDENGNFESRSWCGNDLKTERPMVRRLIIESLLYWMTEYHIDGFRFDIATLIDWETIERFTNEARKINPDVILIAEPWGGGAYNPGGFSDRGWAAWNDQIRNGIKGENPFNGKGWIFGKWYGNNSPKRIKSYVNGTLRRDEYGIYNKKEHSVNYIESHDNYTLGDFIRIASGEVDAHKIIKNVDEFVRLSPRQLKLNKLAALFLLTSQGMIMIHEGQEFARSKVIPYNIKAPDPRKGTMDNDSYNKDNKTNYINYAQAETNKELLDYYKGLIEIRNKYEAFRRANYNDIAFFDHVKSEFGLAYLLKYGEEHFTVLFNAEQEVNLEFPLPPGNWEILANDKQAGVKKLGEASGNIIVPPVSGCILRMIRDRS; translated from the coding sequence ATGTTTGTTATAGACAACAAGCCTGAGGTAAAAGAAAAAAAGCTATCCGAATTTCAAATCAGATATCGGGAATTAGACCGCTATTACTCCGAAAAAGAATTAGGCTCCGTAGTTAAAGAAGGCGCAACCATATTCAGATTGTTTGCCCCTTCGCCGGTTCAGGTTAGACTCTGCGTTTTCGAAAAACCCGAGGATTCTTTCTGCCGCGAATATTTTATGGAACGCGACGACGACGGCGTTTGGGAAATTCTGATCGACGAAGATCTGACCGGAAAATTTTACGGTTATAAAGTTTATCATGAAGGCGAAGACATATCAAATCCCAACAAGCCGATATGCACCGATCCTTATTCGAAAGCGGTAGCGACTTTTACTACTTATCAAAACCCCCGACGCTCAATTGTAGTAAAGCAGAAAGATTTCGACTGGGAAGGAACGGAATACGTTCATCGCGATTGGAGAGACTTGATAATCTACGAATGCCACGTCCGCGATATGACGATCGATAAAACTTCCGGAGCAAAAAGTCCCGGCACTTATAAAGGGATGGTCGAGCGGGACATTAAGGGCGGATTGAATTATATCAAATCGTTGGGCGTTAACGCAGTAGAACTTTTGCCCGTTCACGAATACGGCTACTGCGAACTACCCTACGGCACAATCAAAAACGGCGTTATTAACAACATCAATCCTTACGAAAGGAATCACTGGGGTTATATGACCGCCGCATATTTTGCGCCCGCCGCATACTATTCCGAAAATTCGCCCTCCTTCCGATGGAACAGATGGATCGGCAAGAGCGGAAGGCAGATTGAAGATTTCAAGGAAATGGTCAAAGCCTTTCATAAAGAAAACATTGCCGTCATTCTCGACGTGGTATACAATCATTTTTCCGAATACGAACTCGGCAATCTGAAACAAATCGACAAAGAATATTATTTCAGGCTCGACGAAAACGGCAATTTCGAATCGAGAAGCTGGTGCGGCAACGACTTAAAAACAGAACGCCCGATGGTCAGAAGGTTAATTATCGAAAGCCTGCTTTACTGGATGACAGAATATCATATCGACGGTTTCAGATTCGACATTGCGACGTTAATCGATTGGGAAACAATCGAACGTTTTACAAACGAAGCCAGAAAAATCAACCCTGACGTTATTCTAATAGCCGAGCCGTGGGGCGGAGGCGCTTATAATCCCGGAGGGTTTTCCGACAGAGGCTGGGCTGCCTGGAACGATCAGATTCGAAACGGAATAAAAGGAGAAAATCCCTTTAACGGCAAAGGCTGGATTTTCGGCAAATGGTACGGCAACAATTCTCCCAAAAGAATTAAAAGTTATGTCAACGGGACATTGAGGCGCGACGAATACGGAATTTACAACAAAAAAGAGCACTCCGTTAATTATATCGAATCGCACGACAATTATACGCTCGGGGATTTTATAAGAATTGCCTCCGGCGAAGTTGACGCCCATAAAATAATCAAAAACGTCGACGAATTCGTCAGGCTTTCCCCCCGCCAGCTAAAACTGAACAAACTTGCGGCTCTCTTCCTTCTTACATCTCAAGGGATGATAATGATACACGAAGGTCAGGAATTCGCGCGTTCGAAAGTGATTCCTTATAATATCAAAGCGCCCGATCCGCGAAAAGGCACAATGGACAACGATTCTTACAACAAGGACAATAAGACAAATTACATAAATTATGCTCAAGCCGAAACAAATAAAGAACTGCTCGATTATTACAAAGGTTTGATAGAGATACGCAATAAATACGAAGCATTCAGAAGAGCAAATTACAACGACATTGCGTTTTTCGACCACGTCAAAAGCGAATTCGGACTGGCATACCTGCTCAAATACGGAGAAGAACATTTTACAGTATTATTCAACGCCGAGCAGGAAGTAAATCTTGAATTCCCTCTCCCGCCCGGCAATTGGGAAATATTGGCTAACGACAAACAGGCGGGCGTTAAAAAATTGGGCGAGGCATCGGGCAATATTATTGTGCCGCCTGTTTCCGGGTGTATTTTAAGGATGATTAGAGATCGAAGCTGA